A single Coregonus clupeaformis isolate EN_2021a chromosome 39, ASM2061545v1, whole genome shotgun sequence DNA region contains:
- the LOC123482874 gene encoding atrial natriuretic peptide receptor 2-like codes for MNYKQTCGQIFLCLLVSSVACWHDLDNSEYDCWPLEKPDEQNMIDCGGLEMSWVVRPPEEVVSGDVFSVTYSVTAQDSFYQWAMDQDIFPHSSVSSATAARVFCESHDCPANWKDANGDNCCIHHANIHSCPLGFMTTERICGPWIPDDGRIFTHTLSTAGKMTQTNWTAKVVLVHAGLTSLIAHIRVGRMQVALEAKTTVLPVVVCGDGVCDGVEEVCSTCPADCGECPMTAAIKVAIGLPVTVVFISFIITAMWFKYQKQRMLWDESWIIDFRQIKHDQVARTTMGSIMSAPIANSDSNASRVTALSSCTAHANSRKQLFTLTGIYDGRTVAIKRIQTKTFSLSKTIRREVKQVRELDHPNLCKFFGGCVEVPNVAIITEYCPKGSLNDVLLNDEIPLNWGFRFSFATDIARGMSYLHQHRICHGRLKSLNCVLDDRWVCKITDYCLTIYRREDAAEPLSSYQMRLREVYTPPECQTANQEPTLPGDVFSYSIILLEIATRSDPVPVEDSSLECAWCPPLPELISGKADNTCPCPAEYVELIRRCRSHNPVHRPTFEQIRKFVYRINPNKVSPVDMMMNLMEKYSKHLEVLVAERTQDLMHEKQKTDRLLYSMLPKQVADDLRQGKPLQAQSYVSATVFFSDIVGFTHLSSSSTPYQVVDFLNKLYTTFDDIIDNYDVYKVETIGDAYMVVSGVPRVNGIQHAAEISSMALDLVGVCRSFRIPHKPNTQLQIRAGIHSGPVVAGVVGTKMPRYCLFGDTVNTSSRMESTSEALKIQVSSSTFYLLEEIGGYLLQCRGMLQVKGKGDMVTYWLEGKQPLQPSKDPGVKDPVKDPSTKLASRKPTSSMSVLDTDRDREMERRERDRERYASIPGLLNHDLLLDSA; via the exons ATGAATTATAAGCAAACTTGTGGACAGATATTTCTA TGTCTGTTAGTGAGTTCAGTAGCGTGTTGGCATGATCTGGATAACAGCGAGTATGACTGCTGGCCTCTGGAGAAACCTGATGAACAGAACATGATCGACTGCGGAG ggttagAGATGTCATGGGTTGTGCGTCCTCCAGAAGAGGTGGTCAGTGGAGATGTGTTTAGTGTGACCTACTCTGTTACGGCTCAAGACAGCTTCTACCAGTGGGCTATGGACCAAGACATTTTCCCACACAG TTCAGTCAGCTCGGCGACGGCAGCCAGAGTGTTCTGTGAGAGCCACGACTGTCCTGCCAACTGGAAGGATGCCAACGGAGACAACTGCTGCATTCACCATGCTAATATACACTCCTGTCCCCTGGGATtcatg actaCAGAAAGGATCTGTGGACCGTGGATCCCCGACGATGGTCGTATCTTCACCCACACTCTATCTACCGCTGGCAAGATGACTCAAACCAACTGGACCGCTAAG gTGGTGCTGGTCCATGCTGGGCTGACCTCTCTCATAGCTCATATCAGAGTGGGACGTATGCAGGTAGCTCTGGAGGCCAAAACCACTGTCCTGCCTGTTGTAg TGTGTGGTGATGGGGTGTGTGATGGAGTGGAGGAGGTGTGTTCAACCTGCCCAGCTGACTGTGGGGAGTGTCCCATGACGGCTGCTATCAAAGTGGCCATCGGACTTCCTGTTACCGTAGTCTTCATCAGCTTCATCATCACAGCtatg TGGTTTAAGTACCAGAAGCAGAGGATGCTTTGGGATGAGAGCTGGATCATTGACTTCAGGCAGATCAAACATG ACCAGGTAGCCCGGACTACTATGGGCAGTATCATGTCTGCCCCTATTGCTAACAGTGATTCCAACGCTAGCCGTGTCACCGCTCTCAGCTCCTGTACAGCCCACGCTAACTCACGCAAACAACTGTTCACACTCACTGGGATTTA TGATGGCAGGACAGTGGCCATCAAGCGGATTCAGACCAAGACCTTTTCTCTGTCCAAGACCATCAGACGAGAGGTCAAGCAAGTCAG GGAGCTGGACCACCCTAACCTGTGTAAGTTCTTTGGAGGTTGTGTGGAGGTTCCTAACGTAGCCATCATCACAGAGTACTGTCCTAAAGGAAGTCTGAACGATGTCCTGCTGAATGATGAGATACCTCTCAACTGGGGATTcag GTTCTCGTTTGCTACAGATATAGCCCGAGGAATGTCGTACCTCCACCAACACCGGATCTGTCATGGCCGCCTCAAATCACTAAACTGTGTTCTGGACGACCGCTGGGTCTGCAAGATCACTG ACTACTGTCTGACGATCTATCGGAGGGAGGATGCAGCGGAACCCCTGTCATCCTATCAGATGAGACTGAGAGAAGTGTACACGCCCCCTGAGTGCCAGACAGCCAACCAGGAACCGACCCTGCCGGGGGACGTCTTCag CTACTCTATAATTCTGCTGGAGATAGCCACCCGCAGTGACCCTGTCCCC gttGAGGACAGTTCTCTAGAGTGTGCTTGGTGCCCCCCCCTCCCGGAACTCATCTCTGGCAAGGCAGACAACACCTGTCCGTGTCCCGCAGAGTACGTCGAG CTCATCAGAAGGTGTCGGTCTCATAACCCTGTCCACCGGCCCACCTTCGAGCAGATCAGGAAGTTCGTCTACCGGATCAACCCCAATAAAGTTAGCCCTGTGGACATGATGATGAACCTG atggagaaATACAGTAAGCACCTGGAGGTCCTGGTAGCAGAGAGGACCCAGGACCTAATGCATGAGAAACAGAAGACTGACCGACTGCTCTACA gtaTGCTCCCTAAGCAGGTAGCTGACGATCTGAGGCAGGGGAAACCACTGCAGGCCCAAAGCTACGTCAGCGCTACTGTCTTCTTtag tgacatCGTAGGGTTCACCCACCTGTCCAGTAGCAGTACTCCCTACCAAGTGGTCGACTTCCTCAATAAGCTCTACACGACTTTTGATGACATCATTGACAACTATGACGTCTACAAGGTTGAGACCATAGGGGACGCCT acatGGTGGTATCTGGGGTACCCAGGGTGAACGGGATCCAGCACGCAGCAGAGATCTCCAGCATGGCTTTAGATCTGGTCGGAGTGTGTAGGAGCTTCAGGATACCACACAAACCCAACACACAACTACAGATACGGGCCGGGATACACTCag GTCCAGTGGTAGCCGGTGTGGTCGGGACCAAGATGCCTCGCTACTGTCTGTTTGGAGACACGGTCAACACCTCCTCTAGGATGGAGTCCACCAGCGAGG CCCTGAAGATCCAGGTCAGCTCCAGTACTTTCTACCTgctagaggagataggaggataCCTGCTGCAATGTAGAGGGATGCTGCAAGTCAAG